One window from the genome of Rhizobium sp. NZLR1 encodes:
- a CDS encoding ThiF family adenylyltransferase gives MFRKLVSRNPDLARLVESGYAVAFDSNCLVVRDIPYLDRQGALQSGAIVAKLVFVDEEHVQQDDHQIYFAGGHPHQLDGSPILNLGGGETRIQLSSVCADVVVQRSFSNKPLPQGSFVDFYAKIESYVSIISGPAIERHPTATPLTYRVVETFEPDPIFKLQDTLTSRAQIGDLNTGFADETVAIIGLGGTGAYLLDLLVKTPVPNIRAFDGDTYHVHTAFRSPGRFATEELRTAKATVYGARYDNFRHGLTVEATYIDHDTAERLDGVTFAFVCVDKGSSRAGIFDALISRNIPFIDVGMGLNRKHGTIDGMLRATYYPVHEGATMRDRKLADLSDAADDIYRSNIQIGELNALNACFAVIRYKQIRGFYRDTEGYRHMLFGIDDLGLTADAYDEN, from the coding sequence GTGTTTCGGAAACTGGTCAGTCGTAACCCCGACCTCGCTCGGCTCGTCGAGAGCGGCTATGCGGTCGCGTTCGACAGCAATTGCCTCGTCGTGCGTGACATCCCCTATCTCGATCGGCAAGGCGCACTGCAGAGCGGCGCGATCGTCGCCAAGCTGGTATTCGTTGACGAGGAGCACGTCCAGCAGGATGACCACCAGATCTACTTTGCCGGCGGCCATCCCCATCAGCTTGACGGCTCACCCATCCTCAACCTCGGCGGCGGTGAGACGAGGATCCAACTGAGTAGTGTGTGCGCCGATGTTGTCGTGCAACGCTCCTTCTCCAACAAACCATTGCCCCAAGGCAGCTTCGTTGATTTTTACGCCAAGATTGAAAGCTACGTATCAATTATCTCCGGACCTGCGATCGAGCGGCATCCCACCGCGACACCCCTCACCTATCGGGTGGTCGAAACCTTCGAGCCCGATCCAATATTCAAGCTTCAGGACACGCTAACGTCGCGCGCGCAGATCGGCGACTTGAACACGGGGTTCGCCGACGAGACGGTGGCCATCATCGGACTTGGCGGCACCGGCGCCTATCTACTCGATCTTCTGGTCAAGACGCCGGTGCCTAATATCCGCGCGTTTGATGGCGACACCTACCATGTCCACACCGCGTTTCGCTCCCCGGGTCGCTTCGCCACTGAGGAACTTCGGACGGCAAAAGCCACCGTCTACGGCGCTCGCTATGACAATTTTCGGCACGGGCTGACAGTCGAAGCCACCTACATCGACCACGACACTGCAGAGCGCCTTGACGGCGTTACCTTCGCCTTCGTCTGTGTTGACAAAGGATCGTCGCGCGCAGGAATCTTCGACGCGCTCATCTCTCGCAACATTCCCTTCATCGACGTTGGCATGGGTCTCAACCGCAAGCATGGCACGATTGATGGCATGCTGCGCGCCACCTACTATCCCGTCCATGAAGGTGCAACGATGCGCGACCGGAAGCTCGCCGACCTGTCCGACGCGGCCGACGACATCTATCGTTCAAACATCCAGATCGGCGAGCTGAACGCGCTTAATGCCTGCTTCGCCGTGATCCGCTACAAGCAAATACGGGGCTTTTATCGAGACACCGAGGGGTATCGACACATGCTCTTCGGGATCGACGACCTCGGCCTCACCGCGGATGCTTATGATGAGAATTGA
- a CDS encoding multiubiquitin domain-containing protein gives MDNDNPNKTVTIVVEGTEHDWPKGDISYEEVVTLEVPDYAQHPEITYSVRYKRGQGNKPEGTLAPGASVKVKEGMIFSVSETGQS, from the coding sequence ATGGATAACGACAACCCGAACAAGACCGTCACTATCGTAGTCGAGGGTACCGAACACGATTGGCCCAAAGGCGACATCAGCTATGAGGAGGTGGTGACGCTCGAGGTTCCGGATTACGCCCAGCACCCTGAGATCACCTACTCGGTGCGCTACAAGCGCGGCCAGGGCAACAAGCCTGAAGGTACGCTGGCGCCGGGCGCCTCGGTCAAAGTCAAAGAAGGGATGATCTTCAGTGTTTCGGAAACTGGTCAGTCGTAA
- a CDS encoding TM0106 family RecB-like putative nuclease has product MRLIGHLLRLSASDLMRFKGCRHATALDLRLIEVGDLKPDEDGPEAELLQKQGDDHELAFLDRLKADGHSVIEIPKDNISLEESVRLTLEAMRTGPNIIFQGALLDGAWGGYSDFLERVERPSDLGAWSYEVVDTKLKRRPDPKHVLQLCLYSDLIGKVQGVAPEAAHLQLGDGSRFTVRLSEVSAYARNARRMLEAFLVERPETRSEPVSACTLCRWSSHCAEQWDADDSLALVAGISRSQRQKLEAAGITTMAALVVCKDRVPKMAAETQRKLVSQARLQSARRAGGLPAFELRNAEPGKGFGLLPAPDEGDVFYDIEGDPYFPGGLEYLHGVWYREKDEWAFRAFWAHSREDEGRSVADLLTFLVEHMRRHPNAHIYHYANYEIAALRRLTAQHRTCEAAIDQLQRERRFVDLFKVVSGAMIASEKGYSIKDLEAFYMKKRAGDVATAGSSVVFYEEWRHTGEQRLLDEIHDYNRTDCLSTQLLRDWLVSDVRPTGMAWAVLGEVPEGGSLSNIEAEDEEIRVLRAKLQPVRERLGDQVADLLLDLSQFHKREDKPAYWAIFDRLAQESEELLDDLECIQGLEAVSEPVQVTKQSFERTYRFPQQETKLRAGKSPCLKPAAMPEDVNLRSIDHDTNTLVLRRSIAKGPLPDRLDLLPPRPLRNSVLKDAVAAVTEEIIANTGRVPAIEDILTRSRPRFVGGLRSPGVISGDGDLSIETSRAIAAMADSTLAIQGPPGTGKTYVSALSIVDLVRAGKRVAVSSNSHKAISNLLKAVADRARVEGMNCRLVQKTSDDGDEEAYPGIVFVSDNDAPEIASAHVVGATAWHFARYSDAAFDYLVVDEAGQVSLANILAMARSSRNIVLVGDPMQLPQPLQGSHPGDSGRSCLEYLIDGHRVVPTDRGIFIPVSRRMHPRVCGFISTAVYEGRLRSDDAARGQTLVSRTGIDLLGAGMRAVTHAGRSQVSPEEIQAIVARIAEVDGATYRDRDGRERVIGNADILVVAPYNAQVNALRAALPGAVRVGTVDRFQGQEAPICLVSMTTSSGEELPRDISFLFSLNRINVAVSRAQAAAMVFASPLLLQTSCRTIEEMSLVNALCILREYGGDSF; this is encoded by the coding sequence ATGCGCTTGATTGGGCACTTGTTGCGACTGAGTGCGTCGGACCTCATGCGGTTCAAGGGCTGTCGCCATGCGACGGCTTTGGATTTGCGTTTGATCGAAGTTGGCGACCTTAAGCCCGATGAAGACGGCCCTGAAGCCGAGCTACTCCAGAAGCAGGGCGATGATCACGAACTTGCGTTCCTGGATAGGCTGAAGGCGGATGGCCATAGCGTCATCGAGATTCCGAAGGACAACATTTCACTCGAAGAGTCGGTACGCCTGACGCTCGAGGCGATGAGGACTGGCCCCAACATCATTTTTCAGGGCGCGTTGCTCGATGGCGCATGGGGCGGTTACAGCGACTTCCTTGAACGCGTCGAAAGACCTTCGGATCTCGGCGCGTGGTCGTACGAGGTCGTCGACACCAAGCTGAAGCGGAGGCCTGATCCAAAACATGTCCTCCAACTCTGTTTGTACAGCGATCTCATTGGAAAGGTACAGGGCGTGGCGCCAGAGGCCGCCCACCTCCAGTTGGGCGACGGTAGCCGCTTCACTGTCCGGCTTTCGGAAGTATCGGCCTACGCACGCAACGCTCGGCGGATGCTGGAGGCGTTTCTCGTGGAGCGTCCCGAGACCCGGTCCGAACCCGTGTCGGCGTGCACCCTGTGTCGTTGGAGTAGCCATTGTGCCGAGCAGTGGGACGCCGACGATAGTCTGGCGCTGGTTGCCGGTATCAGCAGGTCTCAGCGCCAGAAACTCGAGGCAGCCGGTATCACCACCATGGCCGCTCTTGTTGTATGCAAAGATCGCGTGCCGAAAATGGCGGCCGAAACCCAACGCAAGTTGGTATCCCAGGCTCGCCTGCAGTCGGCACGCCGAGCTGGTGGGCTGCCGGCCTTCGAGCTCCGAAATGCGGAGCCTGGAAAAGGGTTCGGCCTGCTGCCGGCGCCTGATGAGGGAGACGTATTCTATGATATCGAGGGGGATCCGTATTTTCCAGGCGGGCTCGAGTACCTTCACGGCGTCTGGTACCGCGAAAAGGATGAGTGGGCGTTTCGGGCATTTTGGGCTCATAGCCGCGAGGACGAGGGCCGCTCGGTGGCCGACCTGCTGACTTTCCTCGTCGAGCATATGCGGCGGCACCCTAACGCCCACATATATCACTATGCCAACTACGAAATTGCTGCACTCCGGCGGCTGACCGCGCAGCATCGCACCTGCGAGGCCGCGATAGATCAACTCCAGCGCGAGCGGCGCTTTGTCGATCTGTTCAAGGTCGTTTCCGGCGCCATGATCGCATCGGAGAAAGGCTACTCTATCAAAGATCTCGAGGCGTTCTACATGAAGAAGCGTGCGGGTGACGTCGCGACCGCCGGGAGCAGCGTCGTCTTCTACGAGGAGTGGCGCCACACCGGCGAGCAGCGCCTGCTCGACGAGATCCACGACTACAATCGTACAGACTGCCTCTCGACACAATTGCTTCGCGATTGGCTTGTCAGCGATGTCCGCCCGACGGGAATGGCTTGGGCAGTCCTTGGCGAGGTGCCTGAAGGCGGATCACTCTCAAATATCGAGGCAGAGGATGAGGAGATCAGGGTCCTACGCGCCAAACTGCAGCCAGTGCGAGAGCGTCTCGGCGACCAAGTGGCCGATCTGCTGCTTGACCTCAGCCAATTCCACAAGCGCGAGGACAAGCCGGCTTATTGGGCGATCTTCGACCGCCTCGCGCAGGAAAGCGAGGAACTACTCGACGACCTCGAATGCATCCAGGGCCTGGAGGCCGTAAGCGAGCCTGTGCAGGTCACGAAGCAGTCCTTCGAACGGACATATCGGTTCCCACAGCAGGAGACGAAGCTGCGTGCCGGCAAGAGTCCATGCTTGAAGCCGGCAGCAATGCCAGAAGACGTTAACCTGCGGTCGATCGACCACGATACGAACACGCTGGTATTGCGCCGCTCGATCGCGAAAGGCCCTCTACCCGATCGCCTTGACCTTTTGCCGCCGAGGCCTCTGCGCAATAGCGTCCTGAAGGACGCGGTCGCTGCGGTAACCGAGGAAATCATTGCCAACACTGGGCGCGTCCCTGCCATCGAGGACATACTCACCCGCTCCCGACCCCGGTTCGTGGGCGGTTTGCGGTCCCCTGGTGTGATTTCAGGGGACGGCGACCTGTCCATCGAAACAAGCCGCGCAATCGCTGCAATGGCGGATTCTACGCTCGCAATCCAGGGACCGCCGGGCACCGGGAAGACGTATGTTAGTGCGCTCTCGATCGTGGACCTTGTCCGGGCAGGCAAGCGTGTCGCCGTGTCCTCAAATAGCCATAAGGCGATTAGCAATTTGCTGAAGGCGGTGGCAGACCGAGCACGGGTGGAGGGCATGAACTGCCGACTCGTTCAGAAGACGTCTGACGACGGCGACGAAGAGGCCTATCCTGGCATTGTTTTTGTGAGCGACAATGACGCGCCTGAGATCGCATCCGCACATGTTGTCGGCGCAACTGCGTGGCATTTCGCCCGATACAGCGACGCAGCATTTGACTATTTGGTAGTCGACGAGGCTGGCCAAGTCTCCCTTGCCAACATCCTCGCCATGGCAAGGTCCAGCCGCAACATCGTGCTGGTCGGCGATCCCATGCAACTGCCCCAACCCCTGCAAGGCAGCCACCCCGGCGACAGTGGACGTTCGTGTCTCGAATATCTGATCGATGGGCACCGAGTAGTACCGACTGACCGCGGCATTTTCATTCCGGTCAGCCGGCGAATGCACCCACGGGTCTGCGGTTTCATTTCGACGGCCGTCTACGAGGGGCGGCTCCGCAGCGACGACGCGGCGCGCGGTCAAACGCTCGTCTCGCGCACTGGTATTGATCTCTTGGGTGCCGGCATGCGCGCCGTCACACATGCCGGTCGGTCTCAGGTGAGCCCCGAGGAAATCCAAGCGATCGTGGCCCGGATAGCGGAAGTTGATGGCGCGACTTATCGTGATCGCGATGGCCGCGAGCGTGTCATCGGGAACGCCGACATCCTTGTCGTTGCTCCTTACAATGCGCAGGTGAACGCCCTCCGCGCTGCGCTCCCGGGCGCGGTGCGGGTCGGCACGGTCGACCGGTTCCAAGGTCAGGAGGCGCCGATCTGTCTCGTGTCTATGACAACATCGAGCGGCGAGGAACTGCCGCGCGACATCTCGTTCCTATTCTCGTTGAACCGAATCAACGTCGCTGTCTCGCGCGCTCAGGCGGCAGCGATGGTGTTCGCCAGCCCGCTGCTGCTCCAAACATCCTGCCGAACGATCGAAGAAATGTCGCTGGTGAACGCACTTTGCATTCTGCGCGAATACGGGGGTGACAGCTTCTGA
- a CDS encoding WYL domain-containing protein has protein sequence MSFAKAQELLKLAMMATRRGGVSLEEIIEEFGCVHRSAQRMTVALKAAFPQTQSNDGDDRKRRWRIPARAIAPLLTPSAEELAALSTAITELETAGMKPEAGTVRGLERKIRALIPPEAGTRLAVDEEALLEALGHAARPGPRPAVSSEVDAAISEALKGPFLLRISYRKRKQDKPTERVIAPHGLLLGVRRYLVARDTAKKPGAPLQHYRVEEIYSAEVLDESFDLDPGFNIRTHAEKGFGSYESAAEHGDVVWRFSPDAAPHARRFVFHPTQTIEEEPDGSLLVRFKASGLLEMCWHLYSWGNSVEVLQPARLREMVNGHQRRFDALP, from the coding sequence ATGTCTTTCGCGAAGGCTCAGGAGCTTCTCAAGCTAGCGATGATGGCGACCCGCCGAGGGGGCGTGTCACTTGAGGAAATCATCGAAGAGTTCGGTTGCGTGCATCGGTCAGCGCAGCGCATGACGGTCGCATTGAAGGCTGCATTTCCCCAGACGCAGTCTAATGATGGCGACGATCGCAAGCGCCGTTGGCGAATCCCGGCACGGGCGATCGCACCTCTCTTGACCCCCTCGGCTGAGGAGCTCGCTGCGTTAAGTACGGCAATCACGGAACTTGAAACGGCTGGAATGAAGCCTGAAGCAGGTACGGTTCGCGGACTCGAGCGAAAGATCCGGGCGCTTATTCCGCCGGAGGCCGGGACGAGGCTCGCGGTCGATGAGGAAGCGCTGCTCGAAGCCTTAGGACACGCGGCCCGACCGGGACCGCGCCCCGCTGTCAGCAGTGAAGTCGATGCGGCGATTTCTGAAGCGCTCAAGGGGCCGTTCCTGCTGCGGATATCTTACCGTAAGCGCAAGCAGGACAAGCCGACTGAACGGGTGATTGCGCCGCACGGCCTGCTTCTTGGAGTGCGTCGCTACTTGGTCGCGAGGGACACGGCAAAGAAGCCCGGAGCACCCTTGCAGCACTACCGCGTCGAGGAAATCTACTCGGCCGAGGTACTCGATGAGAGCTTCGATCTCGATCCCGGTTTCAACATCCGCACGCACGCGGAGAAGGGCTTCGGGTCGTACGAAAGCGCTGCAGAGCACGGCGACGTCGTATGGCGGTTCTCGCCGGACGCCGCGCCCCACGCGCGCCGATTCGTATTCCATCCGACACAGACCATAGAGGAGGAGCCTGACGGCTCGCTGCTTGTGCGCTTCAAGGCGTCCGGCCTCCTCGAGATGTGTTGGCATCTCTACTCTTGGGGAAACTCGGTGGAAGTGCTCCAGCCCGCACGGCTGCGCGAGATGGTGAACGGGCACCAGCGCAGATTCGACGCGCTGCCGTGA
- the dgt gene encoding dGTP triphosphohydrolase → MDWEKLLCSERLGDKHYEPRPNRSIFIQDHDRIVFSAPFRRLANKTQVQPLYEHDHVHHRLIHSVEVSSVGRSLAMRIGNWLEETHRIASGESNSLANIVQAACVAHDIGNPPFGHSGEAAMGDWFAEKFDDSKGIMAEVEDQHRSEFVRFEGNAQGFRIISRLEMYRNDGGMRLSKATLGAFTKYPTTSAVRESIVGSGDVTYVGLKKFGIFSSEIELFKEAANSLGLPEEVDRIGNWWHRHPLVFIVEAADDICYNIVDLEDAFTTGELPFDTVRGLLHEAANSPNRDVSSLSRAEHIALLRALSIGAAVESCVEAFKTNYDAIMAGTFSNSLADAGPMASVFAKMKTLSRDQVFTARRKTELEVSGRRVIGNVMSGVLPVFEDLFKVKWDQDGLSDHTRQLARALDLDLRDVTDARRALHALADFTSGMTDRYAVRIARMLSGI, encoded by the coding sequence ATGGATTGGGAGAAACTGCTCTGCAGTGAACGGCTTGGCGACAAGCACTATGAGCCTAGGCCGAACCGGTCGATCTTCATTCAAGATCATGACCGCATTGTTTTCTCTGCGCCATTCCGGCGACTGGCCAACAAGACCCAGGTCCAACCTCTCTACGAGCATGACCACGTCCACCATCGCCTAATCCATTCCGTCGAAGTCAGTAGCGTCGGACGATCGCTGGCCATGCGAATTGGTAATTGGCTTGAGGAAACACATCGGATCGCCAGCGGCGAGTCCAACAGCTTGGCGAACATTGTTCAGGCAGCTTGCGTCGCCCATGATATCGGCAATCCCCCCTTCGGCCATTCAGGCGAAGCGGCGATGGGCGACTGGTTCGCGGAGAAGTTCGATGATTCTAAAGGGATCATGGCGGAGGTCGAGGATCAACACCGCTCAGAATTCGTGAGGTTTGAAGGCAACGCACAGGGATTTCGGATTATTTCGCGGCTTGAGATGTACCGCAATGATGGCGGTATGCGCCTGTCCAAGGCAACTTTGGGGGCGTTCACGAAATATCCGACCACTTCTGCCGTCCGCGAGAGCATTGTTGGCAGCGGAGATGTGACATATGTCGGCCTCAAGAAGTTCGGCATCTTCAGTTCCGAGATAGAGCTGTTCAAGGAAGCGGCCAATTCGTTGGGGCTTCCTGAGGAAGTGGACCGCATTGGCAATTGGTGGCATCGGCATCCGCTGGTGTTCATCGTCGAAGCCGCAGACGATATCTGCTACAACATCGTCGATCTTGAGGACGCCTTCACGACTGGTGAGCTCCCATTTGATACGGTCAGAGGGCTGTTGCACGAGGCCGCGAACAGCCCGAACCGCGATGTGAGTAGCCTCAGCCGCGCCGAACATATCGCTTTATTGCGGGCATTGAGCATTGGGGCCGCAGTCGAGAGTTGCGTCGAGGCCTTCAAGACCAACTACGATGCCATTATGGCTGGAACGTTCTCTAATTCTTTAGCTGATGCAGGGCCGATGGCCTCTGTCTTCGCAAAAATGAAGACCCTGTCCCGGGACCAGGTCTTCACGGCCCGGAGAAAGACTGAGTTGGAAGTGTCTGGTCGGCGTGTGATAGGCAACGTGATGTCAGGCGTACTTCCTGTCTTCGAAGATCTTTTTAAGGTCAAGTGGGATCAGGATGGGCTTTCCGACCACACACGGCAGCTCGCTAGGGCGCTCGACTTGGACTTGCGGGACGTTACCGATGCCCGGCGCGCTCTGCACGCTCTTGCTGACTTCACGTCGGGTATGACTGATCGATATGCTGTGAGGATCGCGAGGATGCTCAGCGGTATCTAG
- the thyX gene encoding FAD-dependent thymidylate synthase, producing the protein MGTLSDEQKLQIQQSRDATASTRRSVSPGLEEILYEAFPVLDHGFVRVVDYMGDDSAVVQAARVSYGRGTRQVNEDRGLINYLLRHWHTTPFEMAEIKLHVKMPIFVARQWIRHRMANVNEYSARYSILDREFYIPEPAQLAAQSVQNRQGRGAVVGPDEAKSILALLTEDSQRSYDHYLDMLNHDETGRPIDEGRQGLARELARMNLSLNFYTQWYWKTDLHNLMNFLRLRADTHAQYEIRVYADVILDILQKWVPLTYDAFREHRLEAATFSGEAVKALRRMLAGEKLEQSDTAMSKREWDEFQAVLANQ; encoded by the coding sequence ATGGGCACTCTCTCTGACGAACAAAAGCTCCAGATCCAACAGTCGCGAGACGCCACCGCGTCTACCCGAAGATCGGTATCCCCCGGCTTGGAAGAGATCCTTTACGAAGCGTTTCCCGTCCTCGACCACGGCTTCGTCCGCGTTGTCGACTACATGGGCGATGATAGTGCCGTGGTTCAGGCGGCACGTGTGTCCTACGGGCGCGGAACACGCCAAGTCAACGAAGATCGTGGTCTGATCAACTATCTGCTGCGCCACTGGCATACGACGCCCTTCGAAATGGCCGAGATAAAGCTACATGTTAAGATGCCGATCTTCGTCGCTCGTCAATGGATCCGGCACCGCATGGCCAACGTCAATGAGTACTCTGCCCGCTACTCCATCCTCGACCGTGAGTTTTACATACCGGAGCCGGCGCAGCTTGCTGCTCAATCGGTCCAGAACCGCCAGGGCCGCGGTGCAGTTGTTGGTCCCGACGAGGCCAAGAGCATTCTCGCTCTCCTGACCGAGGACTCGCAGCGATCTTACGATCATTATCTCGATATGTTGAACCACGACGAGACGGGAAGACCTATTGATGAGGGCAGACAGGGATTGGCGCGTGAACTTGCGCGCATGAACCTGTCGTTGAACTTCTATACGCAATGGTACTGGAAGACCGACCTCCACAATCTGATGAATTTCCTACGGTTGCGGGCCGATACACACGCTCAGTATGAGATCAGGGTCTATGCCGACGTCATTCTCGACATCCTGCAAAAATGGGTTCCACTGACCTACGACGCTTTTCGCGAGCACCGGCTCGAAGCGGCGACGTTCTCGGGCGAAGCCGTCAAGGCACTGCGCAGAATGCTGGCTGGCGAGAAGCTTGAGCAATCCGACACCGCGATGTCGAAGCGCGAGTGGGACGAGTTCCAGGCCGTCTTGGCCAATCAGTAA